In Deinococcus sp. QL22, the following are encoded in one genomic region:
- a CDS encoding FAD-binding oxidoreductase: MPILELSPSDQTLKVTGDTPLLEVYAALPAGLYPPFPPVELPGGVGGLVSRGGFGQNFFFAAEVLGLTFISPSGQRIVAGGRTVKNVQGYDLTRPFVGSFGALGHAETVTLRLRPGLSMRHVVAPGTLETLPESVARFVWQHGPDLHLMHFGPFREVSRALSALPDSAEVPAPADLNNVFPQGIGLGLHGPLHDFRTKRLGQSWVSGGEVPPIPALFARLAASL, translated from the coding sequence ATGCCGATTCTTGAGCTTTCGCCCAGTGATCAGACATTGAAGGTCACAGGCGATACACCGCTCCTGGAGGTCTATGCTGCCTTGCCTGCGGGCCTGTATCCCCCGTTTCCGCCCGTGGAATTGCCAGGTGGTGTGGGTGGCTTGGTCAGTCGTGGGGGCTTTGGGCAGAACTTCTTTTTTGCCGCTGAGGTCTTGGGCCTGACGTTCATTTCTCCCAGCGGTCAGCGCATCGTGGCGGGCGGGCGCACGGTCAAGAATGTGCAGGGCTATGACCTGACCCGGCCCTTTGTCGGCAGCTTCGGCGCACTCGGACATGCCGAAACCGTCACGCTCAGGCTTCGCCCCGGCCTGAGCATGAGGCACGTCGTGGCCCCCGGCACACTGGAAACGCTGCCCGAATCTGTCGCCCGCTTCGTGTGGCAACATGGCCCCGACCTTCATCTGATGCACTTCGGCCCCTTCCGTGAGGTAAGCCGCGCCTTGTCTGCTCTGCCCGATTCGGCAGAAGTGCCTGCTCCCGCTGACCTGAACAATGTTTTTCCCCAGGGCATCGGCTTGGGACTTCATGGCCCACTGCACGATTTCCGTACCAAACGCCTTGGCCAGAGCTGGGTCAGTGGGGGAGAGGTGCCGCCCATTCCGGCGCTGTTTGCACGCTTGGCGGCCAGTTTGTAA
- a CDS encoding FAD-binding oxidoreductase, producing MTIGKAVRPEKQALTPSLGDSLPKSKGGSLHPLAATLTRLLGPRKVLSNLSERLNYRYDAIAFGATPLCVVLPESTADVVAAVKAARAVGVPIVGRGAASGLSGGAAPTEPGLVISFTRMTRLSIDPVRREALAQAGVITLSVTEAAKPFGLIYPPDPASFRTSTIGGNLAENAGGPLCFKYGVTGDYVQGLEFVDADGEVHSLTRDAYDLAGLLIGSEGTLGLITQATLRLTTPPQFTRTLMAHFAEVGQCAEAVSAAIAAGAVPSKLEFMDRACTNAIEDYLHLGLPREAEALLLVDTDGNDLETVEEERALVEAACRNAGGTVRRAESDAEAAQLWQARRSVSPALGRIRPQRMNEDIVVPRSVLPEVVREIRALGDASGLHLVQFGHIGDGNLHPNILFDPRTESLEAVHDLAHEVARVAIRHGGVLSGEHGIGSMKLAFMREAVDAGTLAALWRVKHALDPHGALNPGKVLPAEEA from the coding sequence ATGACCATCGGCAAGGCTGTCCGGCCCGAAAAACAGGCGTTGACCCCTTCGCTGGGAGACAGCCTGCCCAAATCCAAGGGAGGCTCGCTGCATCCACTGGCCGCCACCCTGACGCGCCTGCTGGGCCCCCGCAAGGTCTTATCGAATCTGTCGGAGCGTCTGAATTACCGTTATGACGCCATCGCATTTGGGGCCACGCCGTTGTGTGTGGTCTTGCCCGAAAGCACGGCGGATGTGGTGGCGGCGGTCAAAGCGGCACGGGCGGTAGGTGTGCCGATTGTCGGACGCGGGGCGGCGTCTGGACTGTCTGGGGGCGCAGCACCGACAGAGCCGGGGTTGGTGATCTCGTTTACCCGCATGACCCGGCTCAGCATTGACCCTGTACGACGGGAAGCTCTCGCTCAAGCAGGGGTCATTACGCTCTCTGTGACCGAAGCGGCCAAACCGTTTGGCCTGATCTATCCGCCCGATCCTGCATCGTTTCGCACGTCTACGATCGGCGGTAACTTGGCAGAGAACGCCGGGGGGCCGCTGTGCTTCAAATACGGCGTGACCGGGGATTATGTGCAGGGGCTGGAATTCGTGGACGCTGACGGCGAGGTACATTCCCTGACCCGTGACGCGTATGATCTGGCGGGCCTGCTGATCGGTTCCGAAGGCACGTTGGGATTAATCACCCAAGCCACGTTGCGGCTGACCACCCCCCCTCAGTTCACCCGGACGCTGATGGCCCATTTTGCTGAGGTCGGTCAATGTGCCGAAGCCGTGAGTGCTGCCATTGCTGCCGGAGCGGTGCCCAGCAAACTGGAATTTATGGATCGGGCCTGCACCAATGCGATTGAGGATTACTTGCATTTGGGTTTACCCAGAGAGGCCGAAGCCCTGCTGCTGGTCGACACAGACGGGAATGATCTGGAAACGGTGGAAGAAGAACGCGCCTTAGTTGAAGCTGCTTGCCGGAATGCTGGCGGCACCGTGCGCCGCGCCGAGAGTGACGCCGAAGCCGCGCAACTCTGGCAGGCGAGACGCTCCGTCTCGCCCGCTCTGGGCCGCATTCGTCCACAGCGCATGAACGAAGACATCGTGGTGCCCAGAAGCGTCTTGCCGGAAGTCGTGCGCGAAATCCGGGCCTTGGGCGACGCCTCAGGCCTGCATCTGGTGCAGTTCGGGCACATCGGCGACGGCAATTTGCACCCCAATATCCTGTTCGATCCACGCACCGAATCGCTCGAAGCCGTGCATGACCTGGCCCATGAGGTGGCGCGGGTGGCCATCCGGCATGGCGGGGTACTGAGCGGCGAACACGGCATCGGCTCCATGAAACTGGCCTTTATGCGTGAAGCCGTGGATGCGGGCACGTTGGCGGCCCTCTGGCGGGTCAAGCATGCGCTTGACCCACACGGGGCACTGAATCCCGGCAAGGTCTTGCCTGCGGAGGAAGCGTGA
- the glcF gene encoding glycolate oxidase subunit GlcF: MNNDIRTHHPDGQGELMAHAVDACVHCGFCLPACPTYALLGDEMDSPRGRIVLIKEVLEGALPLYDAAPHLDRCLGCQACVTACPSGVPYGELITSFRGWSEPQRQRSPLDRAKRASILKILPAPKVFSLAARVGQFAKPLAPLLPNALRSPLDLLPEHVPAMQPSAAFTPARGQRRGRVAFLVGCAQQALAPNFNAATLRVLARNGIEVVIPDGQGCCGAAALHTGARGEALKLVRANLAAFNPDDFDAILSNAAGCGAGLKEYPAILHGLPDEAQAQAFAAKVQDISEYLGALLEDGELEPPMPTSRPLKVAYHDACHLAHAQGVRSAPRALLRAIPGVTVLEVPEGDLCCGSAGTYNLEQPELATQLGVRKAKNILSTAPDLIASGNIGCHTQIQSHARRQGSPVPVMHTIEVLDLAYRGEL; this comes from the coding sequence ATGAACAACGACATTCGCACCCATCACCCGGACGGACAGGGCGAGCTGATGGCGCACGCGGTGGACGCCTGCGTGCATTGCGGCTTCTGCCTGCCCGCCTGCCCCACTTATGCCCTGCTGGGCGACGAAATGGACAGCCCACGCGGGCGCATCGTATTGATAAAAGAAGTGCTGGAAGGCGCGTTGCCGCTCTATGACGCCGCGCCCCATCTTGACCGCTGCCTCGGGTGTCAGGCCTGCGTCACGGCCTGTCCCAGTGGCGTGCCCTACGGCGAACTCATCACCAGTTTTCGCGGCTGGAGCGAGCCTCAGCGCCAGCGCAGCCCGCTCGACCGGGCCAAGCGTGCGTCCATTCTCAAGATTTTGCCTGCGCCCAAAGTGTTCAGTTTGGCAGCGCGGGTGGGCCAATTCGCCAAGCCTCTGGCCCCGCTGCTGCCCAATGCCCTGCGTTCGCCGCTGGATCTGCTGCCCGAACATGTGCCCGCCATGCAGCCCAGCGCGGCATTTACGCCTGCACGCGGCCAACGCCGGGGCCGGGTGGCCTTCCTGGTGGGGTGCGCCCAGCAAGCTCTTGCACCCAATTTCAATGCGGCTACCCTGCGAGTCCTGGCCCGCAACGGCATAGAAGTCGTGATCCCCGATGGGCAGGGCTGTTGCGGTGCGGCGGCCCTGCACACAGGCGCACGCGGCGAGGCGCTGAAACTGGTGCGGGCCAATCTCGCCGCCTTCAATCCCGATGATTTTGACGCCATCCTGAGCAACGCGGCAGGCTGCGGCGCGGGCCTGAAGGAATATCCGGCCATTCTGCACGGCCTCCCCGACGAGGCACAGGCGCAGGCTTTTGCCGCCAAAGTGCAGGACATCAGCGAATATCTGGGCGCACTCCTGGAGGATGGAGAACTGGAACCGCCCATGCCGACCTCGCGCCCCTTGAAGGTGGCCTACCACGACGCCTGCCACCTTGCCCACGCGCAGGGCGTCCGGTCTGCGCCGCGTGCGTTGCTGCGGGCCATTCCCGGCGTGACTGTGCTGGAAGTGCCCGAAGGTGATCTGTGTTGCGGCAGCGCCGGAACCTACAACCTGGAGCAGCCTGAGCTTGCTACCCAACTCGGCGTTCGCAAGGCCAAGAACATCCTGTCGACCGCGCCCGACCTGATCGCCAGCGGCAACATCGGCTGCCATACCCAGATTCAGAGCCACGCCCGCAGACAGGGCAGCCCGGTTCCAGTTATGCACACCATAGAGGTGCTGGATCTGGCGTATCGGGGAGAGCTATGA